The window GGCCTGGTAGCGGCAATCGACGATCCGGACTCACGGCGCGCTGCGTTGGCGGAGCGCGCATTTATGAGAGCGTTGGGCGCAGGCTGCACCACCCCGACGGCTGTTCTGGCACGGCCACATGGCAGCAACCTGGAAATCTCGGCCATGCTGTCATCACCAGACGGCGCGCACATACACAAAAGCACGGTCACCTCAGCCGGCCTCGATAGCGATGAGCAAGGAGCGGCACTGGCGCACGCGATGCTGCGCCGCTCTGGTCACGACCTGATGCGTGCAACAACCTGAATGAACTACAGAACTGACTTTCTGGTCATCGGCAGCGGATTGGCCGGTCTGACTTTTGCGCTCACGGCTGCTGAACACGGCGATGTTGCGCTGTTGACAAAACGCGCCTCCACCGACGCCAGCAGCAGCTGGGCACAAGGAGGTATCGCGGGCGCCTTCGCCGATGACGACTCCTTCCAGCTGCACGCACAGGATACTATGACCGCCGGAGCTGGCCTCTGTCACGCCGATGCTGTTGATGTGCTCGTAACTGAGGGACCAGCGCGCATCATGGATCTGATCAGCCTTGGCGCCCGCTTTGACACGCAGTTGTCGGGTCACGGCGATACAGAGCTTGCTCTCGGCCGCGAGGGCGGTCACTCAAGAAACAGAATTGTCCACACGGCGGACTATACCGGACGCGAGTGCGAGCGGACACTCCTGGAGGCGGTGCGCAGGCATGAACGCATAGAGATCTGTGAACATCTATTCGCTACCGACCTGATCGTGTGCAGCGCGGGCTCGCAGACAAACTGCACCGGCGCCTGGGCGCTGGATACGCGGACGGGGGCCACTATCGCGTACACAGCGCGAGCAACGCTGCTAGCCACCGGAGGCAGCGGCTGCGTCTACCGACACTCCACCAACCCCGAGGTTGCGACGGGCGACGGCGTCGCCATGGCGTGGCGTGCCGGTGTGCCCGCGGCCAACCTTGAGTTCGTGCAGTTTCATCCGACCACACTTTACGCTCCGGGCCATCGCGCATTTCTCATCACGGAAGCGCTTCGCGGCGAGGGCGCCATACTGCGGAACGGCAATGGCGAAGCGTTTATGCAGGTCCGCCATCCACTGGCCGACCTGGCTCCGCGAGATATCGTGGCGCGCGCCATCGTTGATGAGATGGCCGCAACCGACGCGCCGAATCTCTTTCTGGATGCCACTAGCATCTCGCCTGCCGTGCTGGCTTCCCACTTCCCTACCGTGTCGGAGGCGTGCCGACGTTCCGGCATTGATATCGCCACGCAACCGATCCCAATCGTACCGGCGCAGCATTACCAGTGTGGCGGCGTGGTCACAGACCTGAACGGAGCTACCTCGGTCGGCGGCTTGTATGCCGCCGGCGAGGTGGCGTGCACCGGCGTCCATGGCGCCAACAGACTGGCATCCAATTCGCTCCTGGAGGCAATGGTCTTTGGCTACCGCGCGGGTCAGCATGCAAGCGAATATACCGTTTCGCGCTGTAACGGCGTGCCGTCACGGGAACCGCAGGCACAGGAGTCCCGAGAGCCATGGCGGATCGATGAACTCAGGTCGCAAACGCAGGATGTGATGCAGCGGCACGCCGGTATCGTCCGTACTTCCGCCGGGCTTGCGCTCGCCGCAGAAGAGCTGGCGAACGTAGCCGAGCAACTGGAGGCGCTGGACGGCGGCATGGCATGGCACGAGGCGCGGAACATCGCCACAACGGCCCGGCTGGTTGTAGCGTGCGCCGCGATGCGCCGCGAAAGTCGCGGACTGCACTACTGCACCGACATGCCGGAAAGCATTGAATCCGAGCGGCATGACTCGGTCCTCACGAGATGAGCGCTGCAGCACCCGGCCTGGTTTGGCTGGTCGGGGCCGGACCGGGCGATCCCGACCTCATCACGGCGCTTGGTTCAAGGCTGCTTGGCATCGCCGACGTCGTGGTTTACGATGCGGCGGTGCAACAAGCACTTATCGACGCGGCGCCGGTCACAGCGGAGCGGATACCTGTGGCGGCTTCCGGAGACCCTGCTGCTGCCGCCGGAGGTACCGCCGGCGTTCTGGTTTCACGTGCGCTTCAGGGTAAATCGGTCGTCCGCTTGTTTGTGGGCGATCCGTTTGTTTTCAGCTGTGGCGCTGAGGAAGCCCTTGCATGCGCGGCGGCCGGCGTAGA of the Armatimonadota bacterium genome contains:
- the nadB gene encoding L-aspartate oxidase, with the translated sequence MNYRTDFLVIGSGLAGLTFALTAAEHGDVALLTKRASTDASSSWAQGGIAGAFADDDSFQLHAQDTMTAGAGLCHADAVDVLVTEGPARIMDLISLGARFDTQLSGHGDTELALGREGGHSRNRIVHTADYTGRECERTLLEAVRRHERIEICEHLFATDLIVCSAGSQTNCTGAWALDTRTGATIAYTARATLLATGGSGCVYRHSTNPEVATGDGVAMAWRAGVPAANLEFVQFHPTTLYAPGHRAFLITEALRGEGAILRNGNGEAFMQVRHPLADLAPRDIVARAIVDEMAATDAPNLFLDATSISPAVLASHFPTVSEACRRSGIDIATQPIPIVPAQHYQCGGVVTDLNGATSVGGLYAAGEVACTGVHGANRLASNSLLEAMVFGYRAGQHASEYTVSRCNGVPSREPQAQESREPWRIDELRSQTQDVMQRHAGIVRTSAGLALAAEELANVAEQLEALDGGMAWHEARNIATTARLVVACAAMRRESRGLHYCTDMPESIESERHDSVLTR